Proteins encoded by one window of Salvia splendens isolate huo1 chromosome 7, SspV2, whole genome shotgun sequence:
- the LOC121810281 gene encoding chromatin modification-related protein EAF1 B-like isoform X3, protein MGCSSAHVRIVNAEVDSMGGVVEGGLGIAIKSSPHKVAIEKVQVELRQECGVRDERKRELGFLEKGGNLLEYDFGTVASVSVQSTSVTDQHPDQFVTSEAKGSLAFTASPRLDSVESCGRPGTTLCDPNSADNLLLFEAENEFSEGRSRRSSVKQSDQSFQMDVGLQTREQGDSATFSLPRKAYKRRNRSWPNRDGARLSSTSTDVNPAQGLHEIPLPFCHVPKDVEVLPSDANNQNIMSNLNSKPTSPSKDIHPKAVAIDCQAIGLDELRPSKSTKDQVQGVSLDTASDVIASENLLNGQLNQQSLLVVADTRKQIDSNEPEAIKTLEMASAATVCQPSATTLKVENQSTSCQTNDFSRKIGDDTITDIHRNNDSEMCTVVGNLDSNGNPKNQYPQDGTTVPESDKFAKETNDTEENNSSAFTNNESASAHHSKPDNDSLLVPNELDQVESSLQDMVKDQGTSEGMVAPVTSQLESGVKPTVLLVDNSGQPKERHQETFDPSKSELPDFAFSNGVSTISTEAQTSPGSDSKLASSVDEDSVLKEAQIIEAKRKRIAGLSVVTSPVEISQKCHWDYVLEEMTWLANDFAQERIWKLAAASQISYQVAVVSRLRKQESRSGLDAKRVAHTLAKAIMEFWRSIELQAHETSKEQEQHCRKNGALSIRAYAVSFFKCDKPDVFYNQAEVPVTPDRISDSGIDLSWDDSLTEENLFYTVAPGAVEAYRMTIDSHLAQYGRIGSSAQEEVVTFACDAAADFESHYNEYDEDEGETNIYSMPMAFESTKSSRYGQKKRRHLVQGYGARPYVLGSDLLPMQSSENRFVAPQFAILAKRPGSNINVSIPTKRMRTASRRVISPFGIGASGCIQVPNKTDASSCDTNSFQDDQTTVRGGYAVPNSLEVDSAGEFEKQLPSDYAEVSTKPKKKKNAKHLNSTYEQRWPIDSSFQNEQFHRDLYQKRTEINQPDSNGNNGLLGQHIAKKPKLMRQSQDNTFDSIPPSALSVPSPVGSQMSNMSNQNQFIRMLSGRDRGRKPKSLKLPSGQSGSGSSWSLFEDQALVVLAHDLGPNWELVSDAFNSTLHFKCIFRKAKECKERHISLMDKGSGDGADSADDSGSLQPYPSTLPGIPKHVMQGSARQLFQRLQGPMEEDTLKSHFEKIVVIGQKQLYRKTQDPKQFQRPHASHTIALSQVCPNNQNGGTVLTPLDLCDANLSGPDVVPLGYQGALSSGLAIPNQATTTQTLPASGATAALQGASHMTGNNLSSSPGPLNASTRDARYGLPRSGSLPAEEHQRMHLYNQMITGRNIPQSSISAPGAVPGPDRGARMLSSGNGMGMISGANRNMPIARPAVQGIPSSSMVNSGNAVSPGLSSGNMHTGVGAGQGSSVVRPSEASNIQRPGQSQDPQRQMMASDLQTLGNSQGVPHVAGLSSSFTNPATSPPVPSHPLHHQPPHPISPQQPQVLSPHQSHFQGPANHAPNNQQQAYAYRLAKERQLQHRLLQQQHQLPQQFAASNSVMSHVQSQTLLPVSASPILNSPQVQPQTSSPTVPLSPSIPVPSMNTMPQHLQKPQMATQGVSQNAQSGGSGLNNQTGKQRARQPHQPSQANRQHPQQRQQLQAQQQAKVKGAGRWMQQNISTDVVLPNGVSTIPGNQCLEKAEPVTSSMQSQGLSTSSAQNAVQPSRQYMASQSNQALPQQKMYSVQPTPQPDNSSQSHGPSASPSVSSAPQQSSSSVAVAGPNNQTPSHQKFLNQNQPALQRLAQPNRQIMPNPLSKPHGRYSNVNHHPASGSAGTDAITTSPQVSNTGSNAVPVVSQPSSHKWHASEPLVDSNSLNSPQSLVSIPSNSSDPVPQEAQGLGPRPPSRLPIARHDTNAQRQQLQQSLQAPSPAPQPQQHQQPLQLLHSQHQAQLLQAGSGNMYGRSSDTRLE, encoded by the exons ATGGGATGCAGTTCAGCACATGTTCGCATAGTCAATGCCGAAGTTGATTCTATGGGAGGTGTTGTTGAGGGTGGACTTGGAATTGCTATCAAATCTTCTCCGCATAAAGTAGCAATCGAGAAGGTTCAAGTGGAGCTCAG GCAAGAATGTGGTGTTCGGGATGAAAGGAAAAGAGAATTGGGATTTCTTGAGAAG GGTGGAAACCTCTTAGAGTATGATTTTGGGACTGTTGCTTCAGTTAGTGTTCAGTCTACTTCAGTCACCGACCAACATCCTGACCAGTTTGTGACCAG TGAAGCAAAAGGCAGTCTTGCATTTACAGCATCACCTCGTCTAGACTCTGTTGAGAGCTGTGGTAGACCCGGGACAACTCTTTGCGACCCTAATAGTGCTGATAATCTCTTGTTATTTGAAGCTGAAAATGAATTTTCTGAAGGTAGGAGTCGTAGGAGTAGTGTTAAGCAATCTGATCAATCGTTCCAAATGGACGTGGGTCTCCAAACTCGGGAACAAGGGGATTCagctactttttctcttcctagAAAAGCATATAAGAGAAGGAACAGATCTTGGCCCAATCGTGATGGAGCTAGGTTGAGTTCTACTTCTACTGATGTAAATCCTGCTCAGGGGCTTCACGAAATTCCCCTACCATTTTGTCATGTCCCCAAGGATGTTGAAGTATTGCCGTCTGATGCgaataatcaaaatataatgTCAAATCTGAATTCAAAGCCTACAAGCCCAAGTAAGGATATTCATCCTAAGGCTGTAGCAATAGATTGCCAGGCTATTGGGTTAGATGAGCTGAGGCCTTCTAAATCAACAAAGGACCAGGTACAAGGTGTTTCCTTGGATACTGCATCAGATGTTATTGCTTCTGAGAACCTGTTAAATGGTCAACTTAACCAACAATCACTTTTAGTGGTTGCAGACACTCGTAAGCAGATAGATTCTAATGAGCCTGAAGCAATCAAGACTCTAGAAATGGCTTCTGCAGCTACTGTGTGTCAGCCAAGTGCAACTACTTTAAAAGTTGAGAATCAATCTACTTCATGCCAGACTAATGATTTTAGCAGAAAGATAGGGGATGATACCATCACTGACATTCATCGGAACAATGATAGTGAAATGTGTACTGTAGTGGGAAATCTTGACTCTAACGGGAATCCTAAAAATCAATATCCACAAGATGGGACCACTGTTCCAGAAAGCGACAAGTTTGCAAAAGAGACAAATGATACTGAAGAAAATAACAGCTCTGCTTTTACCAACAACGAGTCCGCTTCTGCTCATCATAGTAAGCCGGATAATGATTCTTTACTCGTCCCAAATGAATTAGATCAAGTGGAATCTTCATTACAAGACATGGTGAAAGATCAAGGTACCAGCGAGGGCATGGTAGCTCCTGTCACCTCTCAATTAGAATCTGGGGTGAAACCCACTGTTCTTTTGGTTGATAATTCAGGACAGCCTAAAGAAAGGCATCAGGAAACTTTTGATCCCTCAAAATCAGAGTTGCCTGACTTTGCATTCTCAAATGGGGTTTCTACTATTTCCACTGAGGCTCAAACTTCTCCTGGGTCGGACTCAAAATTGGCAAGCAGTGTTGATGAAGATTCAGTATTGAAAGAAGCACAAATTATAGAG GCCAAACGCAAGAGAATTGCAGGATTGTCTGTTGTTACATCGCCAGTTGAGATTTCCCAAAAATGTCATTGGGATTATGTACTTGAAGAAATGACGTGGTTGGCTAATGATTTTGCACAG GAGCGTATTTGGAAACTAGCCGCTGCATCTCAAATATCTTACCAAGTTGCTGTCGTTTCTCGTTTGAGAAAACAAGAAAGCCGTTCGGGCCTGGATGCAAAGAGAGTTGCCCATACCTTGGCTAAAGCCATCATGGAATTCTGGCGCTCTATAGAATTGCAAGCTCAT GAGACAAGCAAAGAACAGGAGCAGCATTGCCGAAAAAATGGGGCACTTTCAATCCGGGCTTATGCAGTCAGTTTCTTTAAATGTGATAAACCAGATGTTTTCTATAACCAAGCAGAGGTGCCAGTAACACCGGATAGAATATCCGACTCTGGAATAGACCTTTCATGGGATGATAGTTTGACCGAA GAGAACCTTTTCTACACAGTAGCCCCTGGAGCTGTGGAGGCCTATAGAATGACAATTGATTCCCATTTGGCTCAGTATGGC AGAATTGGGAGTTCTGCGCAAGAGGAAGTGGTGACATTTGCTTGTGATGCTGCAGCAG ACTTTGAATCTCATTATAATGAGTATGATGAGGACGAGGGAGAAACAAACATTTATAGCATGCCGATGGCCTTTGAAAGTACCAAATCTTCAAGATATGGCCAAAAGAAGCGGAGACATTTAGTGCAAGGATATGGTGCAAGGCCATATGTACTGGGCTCTGATCTGCTCCCTATGCAGTCTTCGGAGAACAGATTCGTAGCTCCACAGTTTGCTATACTGGCAAAACGACCAGGCAGCAATATTAACGTGTCAATTCCTACCAAACGGATGCGAACTGCATCCCGGAGAGTTATCAGTCCTTTTGGCATAGGGGCATCTGGATGCATCCAGGTTCCAAATAAAACAGATGCTTCAAGTTGTGATACAAATTCATTTCAGGATGATCAGACCACCGTGCGTGGTGGATACGCCGTTCCAAATAGCTTGGAAGTTGACTCAGCTGGGGAATTTGAAAAGCAATTACCATCTGACTATGCCGAAGTATCAACAaaaccaaagaagaagaaaaatgcaAAGCATCTG AATTCAACATATGAACAGAGATGGCCGATTGATTCTAGCTTTCAAAATGAACAG TTTCATAGGGATCTTTATCAAAAGAGGACTGAGATTAATCAGCCCGATTCAAATGGAAATAATG GGTTACTGGGTCAACACATTGCAAAGAAGCCGAAGCTTATGCGGCAATCACAAGATAACACTTTTGACAGTATCCCACCAAGTGCGCTGTCCGTTCCTTCACCAGTGGGCTCCCAAATGAGTAATATGTCCAATCAAAACCAATTTATTAGAATGCTTAGTGGTCGCGACCGGGGTAGGAAACCTAAATCTTTGAAG TTGCCATCTGGCCAATCGGGTTCAGGAAGTTCGTGGTCACTCTTTGAGGACCAG GCCCTTGTTGTCCTAGCACATGACCTAGGGCCCAACTGGGAGCTTGTAAGTGATGCTTTTAACAGCACTTTGCATTTCAAG TGTATATTCCGCAAAGCTAAAGAATGCAAGGAGCGGCATATATCCCTTATGGATAAAGGTTCTGGCGATGGGGCTGATAGTGCTGATGACTCTGGGTCTTTGCAACCTTATCCATCTACATTACCTGGCATTCCAAAG CATGTTATGCAGGGAAGTGCCAGGCAGTTGTTTCAACGTTTACAGGGGCCAATGGAAGAAGATACTCTTAAATCTCACTTTGAGAAGATAGTTGTGATTGGACAGAAACAACTTTATCGGAAAACTCAG GATCCAAAGCAATTCCAGCGACCTCACGCCTCTCACACGATTGCTCTTTCTCAAGTGTGTCCAAATAATCAAAATGGAGGCACTGTTTTAAC GCCTCTAGATCTGTGCGATGCAAACCTTTCTGGGCCTGATGTAGTTCCTCTTGGGTATCAAGGGGCACTTTCTAGTGGATTGGCTATTCCTAATCAGGCTACAACGACTCAAACGCTTCCTGCATCTGGTGCCACCGCTGCATTACAGGGAGCATCACATATGACTGGCAATAATTTATCATCCTCACCGGGTCCTCTTAATGCATCTACGAG GGATGCTAGATATGGACTTCCCAGGTCTGGATCATTGCCTGCTGAAGAACATCAGAGGATGCATCTCTACAATCAAATGATAACTGGTAGAAACATACCACAATCCAGCATCTCTGCTCCTGGAGCCGTTCCAGGACCTGATCGTGGTGCTCGTATGCTTTCTAGTGGAAATGGCATGGGTATGATATCAGGTGCTAACAGAAACATGCCTATAGCAAGGCCTGCAGTGCAAGGAATTCCTTCATCATCTATGGTTAATTCTGGCAATGCAGTTTCCCCGGGTTTGTCATCCGGAAATATGCACACTGGGGTAGGCGCTGGTCAGGGAAGCTCAGTTGTCAGACCTAGTGAAGCTTCGAACATCCAGCGG CCTGGCCAGAGCCAAGATCCACAGAGGCAAATGATGGCGTCTGACCTCCAGACGCTTGGCAACAGTCAAGGAGTGCCTCACGTTGCTGGATTAAGTTCCTCTTTTACTAACCCGGCGACTTCACCGCCTGTGCCATCTCACCCTCTTCATCATCAACCACCCCATCCGATATCTCCACAGCAGCCTCAAGTTCTCAGTCCTCACCAGTCACATTTTCAAGGACCAGCAAATCATGCTCCCAACAACCAGCAGCAAGCCTATGCCTATCGTTTGGCCAAAGAGAGGCAGCTGCAACATCGTTTACTGCAGCAACAACACCAGCTGCCGCAACAGTTTGCTGCCTCAAATTCTGTGATGTCGCATGTGCAGTCGCAGACTCTGCTTCCTGTATCGGCATCTCCAATCCTAAACAGTCCACAAGTACAACCCCAGACAAGTTCTCCAACGGTACCACTTTCTCCATCGATACCCGTTCCTTCGATGAATACAATGCCTCAGCACCTGCAGAAACCTCAAATGGCAACTCAAGGAGTTTCACAAAATGCTCAGTCTGGTGGAAGTGGTTTAAACAATCAGACGGGTAAGCAACGGGCAAGGCAACCACATCAGCCTTCACAAGCTAATAGGCAACATCCTCAGCAGCGACAGCAGTTACAAGCTCAGCAACAAGCTAAGGTCAAGGGAGCTGGTAGATGGATGCAGCAGAATATCTCAACTGATGTCGTCTTACCAAATGGAGTTTCGACAATTCCTGGGAACCAATGTTTGGAGAAAGCAGAACCTGTCACCAGCTCTATGCAAAGTCAAGGTTTGTCTACTAGTTCCGCACAAAATGCTGTGCAACCATCAAGGCAATACATGGCTTCACAATCCAATCAAGCCCTACCCCAGCAAAAGATGTATTCAGTCCAACCAACACCTCAGCCCGATAATAGCAGTCAAAGTCATGGTCCTTCTGCTTCTCCTTCTGTTTCGTCTGCTCCCCAGCAGTCCAGTTCATCTGTGGCTGTTGCTGGGCCAAACAACCAAACACCATCTCACCAGAAGTTTTTGAATCAAAATCAACCAGCTCTTCAGAGACTTGCTCAACCAAATCGCCAGATTATGCCCAACCCATTAAGTAAACCCCATGGTAGATATTCTAATGTCAATCATCATCCAGCAAGTGGCTCTGCTGGAACGGATGCAATCACAACATCACCTCAGGTTTCTAACACCGGTTCAAATGCAGTTCCAGTTGTTTCACAGCCAAGTTCTCATAAGTGGCATGCTTCCGAACCATTAGTGGATTCGAATTCATTAAATTCACCCCAAAGCTTGGTCTCTATACCGTCTAACTCAAGTGATCCTGTGCCGCAAGAAGCCCAAGGGCTTGGCCCGAGACCACCTTCCAGATTGCCCATAGCTAGGCATGACACTAATGCACAAAGGCAACAGCTACAGCAATCACTACAGGCTCCCTCTCCGGCACCCCAACCTCAGCAGCACCAACAGCCACTGCAGCTGCTACATTCTCAGCACCAGGCACAGCTTCTTCAAGCAGGGAGTGGCAATATGTATGGTAGGTCAAGCGACACTAGATTGGAATGA